A region of Anolis sagrei isolate rAnoSag1 chromosome 2, rAnoSag1.mat, whole genome shotgun sequence DNA encodes the following proteins:
- the CHST13 gene encoding carbohydrate sulfotransferase 13: MRKSRAPRVALATCLASLLLVLFYFQSSPDPAVEDRTLKTVWHGKSGRNPLQTLYNSDQVEQSSLQSTHQRRRELLSSMCSRYTRKRRLLTPDDLRHLVVDDTHGLLYCYVPKVACTNWKRVMMVLTGQGKYQDPLEIPANEAHVSSNLHTLSEYSISEINYRLRNYLKFIFVREPLERLVSAYRNKFTRNYNTAFHKRYGTKIIRRHRRDPTDEALERGHDVHFEEFVYYLLDPRTQHEEPFNEHWERVHSLCHPCIIHYDVVGKYETLTKDANYILRLIGADAGIKFPSSSKTTRTNDDMTAKFFQNISPFYQRRLFNLYKMDYLLFNYTIPSYLHIR, encoded by the exons CTGTAGAAGACAggactttgaagactgtctggcaTGGGAAGTCTGGTCGAAATCCACTTCAGACGCTTTACAATAGTGACCAG GTTGAGCAGTCTTCCTTACAATCTACTCACCAGCGCAGGCGGGAACTGCTGAGCAGCATGTGCAGCCGTTACACCCGCAAGCGTCGCCTCCTGACTCCTGATGACTTGCGCCACTTGGTTGTTGATGACACCCATGGACTACTCTACTGCTATGTCCCCAAGGTGGCTTGCACTAACTGGAAGCGAGTCATGATGGTCTTGACAGGGCAAGGCAAGTATCAGGACCCCCTGGAGATCCCAGCCAATGAGGCACATGTGTCATCCAACTTGCACACCCTCTCTGAGTACAGCATCTCAGAGATCAACTACCGCTTGCGAAACTACCTCAAGTTCATCTTTGTTCGGGAGCCTCTCGAGCGGCTGGTCTCAGCTTACCGCAACAAGTTCACCCGCAATTACAACACAGCATTCCATAAACGCTATGGAACAAAGATCATCCGGCGGCACCGGCGGGATCCCACAGATGAGGCCCTGGAACGTGGCCACGATGTGCATTTTGAGGAGTTTGTTTACTACTTGCTGGATCCACggacacaacatgaggaacctttTAATGAGCATTGGGAGCGAGTGCATTCCTTATGCCACCCCTGCATCATCCACTATGATGTAGTGGGCAAGTATGAGACATTGACCAAGGATGCCAATTACATCCTGCGACTGATTGGGGCTGATGCAGGCATCAAGTTCCCATCCTCCTCTAAGACCACGAGAACCAATGATGACATGACTGCTAAGTTCTTTCAGAACATCAGCCCCTTCTACCAAAGGAGATTATTTAATTTATACAAAATGGATTACTTGCTTTTCAATTACACCATCCCTTCTTATTTACATATCCGATGA